A stretch of Lathyrus oleraceus cultivar Zhongwan6 chromosome 6, CAAS_Psat_ZW6_1.0, whole genome shotgun sequence DNA encodes these proteins:
- the LOC127091121 gene encoding 40S ribosomal protein S18, giving the protein MSLVANEEFQHILRVLNTNVDGKQKIMFAMTSIKGIGRRFANICCKKADIDMNKRAGELSAAELDNLMTVVANPRQFKVPDWFLNRKKDYKDGKFSQVVSNGLDMKLRDDLERLKKIRNHRGLRHYWGLRVRGQHTKTTGRRGKTVGVSKKR; this is encoded by the exons ATG TCTTTGGTGGCGAACGAAGAATTTCAGCACATTCTGCGTGTGCTAAACACCAACGTCGATGGGAAGCAGAAGATAATGTTCGCAATGACCTCCATCAAGGGTATTGGAAGGCGATTTGCTAACATTTGCTGTAAGAAGGCTGATATTGACATGAACAAGAG GGCTGGTGAGTTGAGTGCTGCAGAGTTGGATAATTTGATGACAGTGGTTGCAAACCCTCGTCAATTCAAGGTACCTGATTGGTTCTTGAATAGAAAGAAGGATTACAAGGATGGTAAATTCTCTCAAGTTGTCTCCAATGGACTTGACATGAAGTTGAGAGATGATTTGGAGAGACTCAAAAAAATCAG AAACCACCGTGGTTTGAGGCATTACTGGGGCCTTCGTGTTCGTGGTCAGCATACCAAGACTACTGGACGCAGGGGAAAGACTGTTGGTGTCTCAAAGAAGCGATAA